ACCTACGGCAAGTTCGTGTGCGAGCCCCTGGAGCGCGGTTTCGCGACCACCATCGGCAACGCCATGCGCCGGGTGCTGCTGTCGTCCTTGCAGGGCGCGGCCATCGTCGCCGCCCGCATCGAGGGCGTGCAGCACGAGTTCACCACGGTTCAGGGCGTTCTTGAGGACATCACCGAGGTGGTGCTCAACCTGAAACAGGTGCGCTTGGGCATGACCAGCACCGAGCCGCAGATCCTGGTCCTTGAGGCCAAGACCAAGGGCCCCGTGACCGCGGCCATGATCCGCGAGAACCAGAACGTCCGCGTGCTCAATTCCGATCAGATCATCTGTACCCTGACCGAGGACCGCCCGCTCAAGATGGAGTTGGAAGTCCGCATGGGCAAGGGATACATGCCTGCCGAGATGCACGAGGGATTGACCGAGGACATCGGGCTCATCACCCTGGACGCCAGCTACTCGCCGGTGCGCAAGGTGGCCTACTCGGTGGAGCAGGCCCGTGTCGGGCAGATGACCAACTACGACAAGCTCATCCTTGAGGTCTGGACCGACGGATCGGTTCCGCCCGAGGACGCCTGCGCTTACAGCGCCAAGATCCTCAAGGACCAGCTCTCGGTCTTCATCAACTTCGACGAGCTGTCCTCCGAGACGGAGAAGTCCTCCGAGGGCGGGGCCGACATCAACCCCAATCTCTTCAAGGGCATCGACGAACTGGAGCTGTCGGTCCGCGCCACCAACTGTCTCAAGGCCGCCAACATTCAGTTGGTGGGTGAGTTGGTGCAGCGTACCGAGCAGGCCATGCTCAAGACCAAGAACTTTGGGCGCAAGTCCCTGGATGAGATACGCCGCGTTCTGGACAACATGGGGCTCCGTTTCGGCATGAGCGTCGATGATTTCGACAAGAAATACCAGGAATGGTTGAAGAGGAAAGAGAAAAATGAGGCATAGAAAGTCCGGACGGAAGTTCAACAGGAACTCCTCGCACCGTATGGCCATGTTCCGCAACATGGCCCGCGCCCTGCTCACCTACGAGGCCATCCGCACGACCGAGGCCAAGGCCAAGGATCTGCGCTCCGTGGTTGAGAAGCTCATCACCCTGGCCTTGCGGGACGACCTGCATGCCCGGCGCGAGGCCTACAAGGTCCTCAACAACCACCAGATGGTGCAGAAGCTCTTCAGCGACATCGGCCCCCGCTATGCGGGCGGCAAGGGCGGCTACACGCGCATCGTGAAGTTCTCCCAGCCCCGCGTCGGTGACGCCGCGCCCATGGTCCTCATCGAGCTGACCAAGCGCATTGTGAAGGTTGCGGAGGAGAAGAAGGAAGAGTCCGCGACCGACGAGAAGAAGGCCGAAACCAAGGCCGCCGCACCGAAGAAGGCCCCCGCCAAGAAGGCCGCGCCGAAGAAGGCCGCCGAAGGCGAGGAGAAGCCTAAGAAGGCCGCGGCCAAGAAGGCTAAAAAGGCCGAAGAGCCGGCCGCTGAGTAGCGTCCACATGGGCAGACCTTCGGGTCTGCCCTTTTTTTGTCTGGATTTATCGATAAAATCTATTCATAATCCGGCGCATCATGGATTTCCGCAAATTACAGGCCTTCGCCAAGGTCTACGAGAATCGGGGCTTTTCCAAGGCCGGCGCTGAGTTGTTCCTGTCGCAGCCGACCGTCAGCGCCCATGTCGCTTCCCTGGAGGAAGAGCTGGGCGTACGGCTCTTCGACCGTTTGGGGCGATTGGTCCTGCCCACCCGCGAGGCTGGAATTCTCTATGCCGCCGCCCGCGACGTCTTCGCCCGGCTGGAGGCCGTCACGGCGGAACTCCAGCAGTCCCAAGGCCGAATAGTCGGGGATGTCCTGGTAGGCGGGAGCACCATCCCCGCGCACTACATCCTGCCCGGACATCTGGCCGCCTTCGCCAGGCGTTATCCCGAGGCGCACGTCCGCCTGCACGCCGGTGACACGGCGGTCATCGCGGCGCAGGTCGCGGCCGGAGAACTGGCGCTCGGTGTGGTGGGGGCTGATCCTGAGACGCCGGAACTGCGCACCGTGCCCCTGTTGGAAGACGATTTGGTGGTCATCGCGCCACCGGAAACGAATTCCACCGCGCCGCTGTCCTGGGAACGTTTGGCCGGGCAGCCCTGGGTTTTGCGCGAGGAAGGCTCGGGAACGCGTCGGGCCTTCCAGGAAGCTTTGCGGCGTATGGGCCGTGATCTCTCTGAACTGCGGCCTTCGGCCGTGGTGGACAGCACCGAGGCCGTGTTGCGTTGCGTGCGCGCGGGATTGGGCCTGGGCGTCGTTTCCCGGCTGGCTTCCACCGAGGGGGTGCGGCGGAATGAATTCGTCGAGCTGGTTCTGCCGGATTTCCGCCCCAGGCGTGGGTTTTGGCTCATCACCCGCACCGGCCGTACGCTTTCTCCGGCGGAGAGGGCTTTCATACACCTGCTGACCGAAGGGAAATGATCCGGGCCCGCCCGGCGGTTGTCTCCCCTGGGGTCTTGCTGCTAGCATGGGACGAGCCGGACGACCCGGCACGGGAGGATCTCATGCGAACCAAGATCGTTGCCACGGTGGGTCCGTCCACCAAGGAACCGGCCATCCTGCGCGCCCTGGTGGACGCGGGCGTGCGCGTCTTCCGTCTGAATTTTTCCCACAGCGACGCCAAGTCCTTTGTGCGCGTCATCCGCGCCATCCGCGCCGTTGAGCGGGAGAGCGGGATCTCCCTGACCGTCCTGGCGGATCTCTCCGGTCCCAAGCTGCGCATCGGCGAGGTGGCGGGCAGCCCGCTGAACGTGGAGAAGGGTGGGGTCGCGATTCTGGGGCTGCCGGGACGGGCTGGCGAAGTCCCCCCGGGCACGCCGTTCATTCCCCTGGACCGGCCGGAATTGCTGGCCGGACTTGCCGAAGGCATGCCGGTGAACCTCTCCGATGGCATGCTTCAGTTCCGGGTGAGCCGGGGGCTGGTCAAGGACGAGCTGTTCGAACTCACGGCCGAGAACCCCGGCCTGCTCACTTCACACAAGGGCATCGTCTTTCCGGGCAAGAGCATCATCATCCCGGCGCTTACGGACAAGGACCGCGCGGACATCCACGAGGCCCTGGACGTGGGTATCGACGCGGCGGCCCTGTCCTTCGTGCAGACGGCCCAGGACGTGCTCGACCTGAAGGCCGAGATCGAGGCCCGCCGTCGTTGGATTCCCATCATCGTGAAGCTGGAACGGCAGCAGGCCGTGGACAATTTGGAGAGCATCCTGGACGTGGCCGACGGGGTCATGGTGGCCCGGGGCGACTTGGGCCAGGAGTGCCCGCTGTCCAAACTGCCGATCATCCAGAAGCAGATCATCCAGGCCTGCCGCCTGCGCGACAAGCCGGTGATCGTGGCCACCCAGATGCTCCTGTCCATGGTTTCCAACCCCGTACCCACGCGGGCCGAAACCACGGACGTGGCCAACGCCATCCTGGACGGCGCGGACTGCGTCATGCTTTCGGAAGAGACGGCCATCGGCCGCTGGCCGGTGGAGACGGTGCGGGCCATGCGCGACATCGCCGAACAGGCCGAGGGCTATGCCCTGGATCAGGCCGAAGGCCCGGCGCTGCCGGAGCGCGAGGGCGACCCGGAGCGCACCCTGGCCTACTGCGCCTGCCTTTTGGCCGAGCAGACCGGCGCCCACCACCTCGTCTGCCACACCCGTTCGGGCACCACGGCCCAGCGGGTCAGCGGACGGCGGCCGCGTCAGCCGATCCACGCCCTGACGCCCAGCCGTGAAGCGCTGGGGCTGCTCAACTTCAGCTGGGGCGTCATTCCCCATTTAGTGGGACGCAAGCCGGACAGCCACCTGGGCCGCTGCCAGCAGTTCGTGGACCGTTCCCCCCTGGTGGCCTCGGGCGAGAGCGTGGTCATCACGGCGGGCGAGCCCACGCCGGGTCGGCGCGACCTGCACACCAACCAGGTCAAGGTCTACTACAAGTAAGCTGGCTGGGCGGTCGAAGACTCCACGAAGGCCAGCTCCGGCGCGGAAGCGATGATTCCGGCCCCGACAAGCTTGCGGTAGAAGAGATTCAGGCCTTGCTGCTCCTCGGGGCCCAGATCGTAGGACAGGCCCGCGAAATAGGAGCGCAGTTCCTCCACGCTGAGCGGGGTGTCGGCCGCTGCTCGGGCGATTGTCGTCTCCAGCATGGCCAGTCCGGCGGCTTTGGCCTGGGC
This is a stretch of genomic DNA from Desulfovibrio aminophilus DSM 12254. It encodes these proteins:
- the pyk gene encoding pyruvate kinase — protein: MRTKIVATVGPSTKEPAILRALVDAGVRVFRLNFSHSDAKSFVRVIRAIRAVERESGISLTVLADLSGPKLRIGEVAGSPLNVEKGGVAILGLPGRAGEVPPGTPFIPLDRPELLAGLAEGMPVNLSDGMLQFRVSRGLVKDELFELTAENPGLLTSHKGIVFPGKSIIIPALTDKDRADIHEALDVGIDAAALSFVQTAQDVLDLKAEIEARRRWIPIIVKLERQQAVDNLESILDVADGVMVARGDLGQECPLSKLPIIQKQIIQACRLRDKPVIVATQMLLSMVSNPVPTRAETTDVANAILDGADCVMLSEETAIGRWPVETVRAMRDIAEQAEGYALDQAEGPALPEREGDPERTLAYCACLLAEQTGAHHLVCHTRSGTTAQRVSGRRPRQPIHALTPSREALGLLNFSWGVIPHLVGRKPDSHLGRCQQFVDRSPLVASGESVVITAGEPTPGRRDLHTNQVKVYYK
- a CDS encoding DNA-directed RNA polymerase subunit alpha; the protein is MLIQHGDKLINARNWSELVRPEQLVRDPKSTDTYGKFVCEPLERGFATTIGNAMRRVLLSSLQGAAIVAARIEGVQHEFTTVQGVLEDITEVVLNLKQVRLGMTSTEPQILVLEAKTKGPVTAAMIRENQNVRVLNSDQIICTLTEDRPLKMELEVRMGKGYMPAEMHEGLTEDIGLITLDASYSPVRKVAYSVEQARVGQMTNYDKLILEVWTDGSVPPEDACAYSAKILKDQLSVFINFDELSSETEKSSEGGADINPNLFKGIDELELSVRATNCLKAANIQLVGELVQRTEQAMLKTKNFGRKSLDEIRRVLDNMGLRFGMSVDDFDKKYQEWLKRKEKNEA
- the rplQ gene encoding 50S ribosomal protein L17; the encoded protein is MAMFRNMARALLTYEAIRTTEAKAKDLRSVVEKLITLALRDDLHARREAYKVLNNHQMVQKLFSDIGPRYAGGKGGYTRIVKFSQPRVGDAAPMVLIELTKRIVKVAEEKKEESATDEKKAETKAAAPKKAPAKKAAPKKAAEGEEKPKKAAAKKAKKAEEPAAE
- a CDS encoding selenium metabolism-associated LysR family transcriptional regulator; its protein translation is MDFRKLQAFAKVYENRGFSKAGAELFLSQPTVSAHVASLEEELGVRLFDRLGRLVLPTREAGILYAAARDVFARLEAVTAELQQSQGRIVGDVLVGGSTIPAHYILPGHLAAFARRYPEAHVRLHAGDTAVIAAQVAAGELALGVVGADPETPELRTVPLLEDDLVVIAPPETNSTAPLSWERLAGQPWVLREEGSGTRRAFQEALRRMGRDLSELRPSAVVDSTEAVLRCVRAGLGLGVVSRLASTEGVRRNEFVELVLPDFRPRRGFWLITRTGRTLSPAERAFIHLLTEGK